The DNA region CGGCGCCTGGACCTGTCCACCTGGACTCGCAGGTGGCATCTTCGGTGTATGGCAGACCTTCCGCCCCTTCTCATGGCCCGCGACCGCGTCCAGCATGGGCTGACCGCCAATGAACTGGCCAAGCAGGTGAAAGCCGGAGCCCTTGTCCGGATCCGGCACGGCATCTACACCGACGGGCACGTCTGGAGGGGCCTGAAGCCGTGGGAACAGTACCGGCTCCGCGTCCAGGCCGCGGCAGAAACATTCGAACGCCCCACCGTCTTCGCTCGTCACTCCGCGGCCAGTGTTTGGGGAATTCCCACCATCGGCCTGGACCACCCGGTTCAGGCGCTGACAGGGAAGAACGACGGCGGCAGGTCCCGCGCCGGAGTCAGCCGCCACTTCGCTGAGCCGTCGGGTCTGACCGTCGTCCAGCGGGAGGGCCTGCTCGTCACCGGCCGCATCCGCACTGTCCTGGATCTTGCCGCGTTCACGCCGTTCAGCGAGGCGGCTGCGCCCCTGGACCATGTGCTGAAGCCGGATCGCACCCTGGGACTGCCGGCCCTGACTAAGGAGGACCTTGTGGCCGGCATCGGATCGAACTACTCCTCGGCGGCCGGGCGGAGGATTCGTGCGGCTTTGGCCTTCGCGGATCCACTGTCTGGTTCGGCGGGGGAGTCTTACAGCCGCTCGCTGATCCACGTAGCCGGCTTCGAGGCCCCGGTCCTGCAGCACGCGATTCACGGCACGGATGGCCTTGTGGGGTACGCCGACTTCTACTGGAAGCGGGCCAAGGTTGTTGGTGAATTCGATGGCCTGGAGAAGTATGTCAAACCCGAGTTCCTGAAGGGTCGGACGGCATCGCAGGCGGTGGTGGCCGAAAAGAAGCGTGAGAACCGGATCCGGGCCACTGGGACCAACGTCGTGAGGTGGGACTGGTCTGACCTGATGGAGCCGGGGAAGCTGGAACGCATGCTCGCAGCGGCCGGGGTGCCCCGCCGTCGTGCCCGTTCTGCGGATTTCGACGCTCGTAACACCCTGTGACGCGCAAATTCCCTGCCGCCACCGGTATTCCGGTAGCGGCAGGGAATTTGCGCCGCGCTAGGTAATTTGCGCGCCGAAATCGGGAGGGAGCGGGCTACTCCTCGATCTCGATGTGCGTCGGGTCGAGCACCCGGCGGAGGAATTCCTTGGTGCGGGCCTGGGTGGGGGCGCTGACGACCTGCTCGGCCACGCCTTCCTCCACCACCACCCCGCCGTCCATGAACACCACGCGGTCCGCCACTTCGCGGGCGAAGCCCATCTCGTGGGTCACCACCAGCATGGTCATGCCCTCCTTGGCGAGGTTGCGCATGACCGAGAGGACGTCGCCCACGGTCTCGGGGTCCAGGGCGGACGTGGGCTCGTCAAAGAGCATCAGTTCCGGGTCCATGCTCAGCGCCCGGGCGATGGCCACACGCTGCTGCTGCCCACCGGAAAGCTGGTCCGGGAAACGGTCGGACAGATGACCCAGCCCCACGCGATCCAGGTTGCGCTGGGCTACCTCGTCCGCCTCGGCCTGGGAGCGCTTGAGCACCTTGGTCTGGGCGATGGTGCAGTTCCGCTTGGCATCAAGGTGCGGGAAAAGGTTGAACTGCTGGAACACCATGCCCACCTTGCGGCGCATCTTGTCGATGTCCACATCCGGGTCCGTGGCTTCGAAGCCGCCCACGTGAATGGCGCCTTCGTTGGGCTGCTCCAGAAGGTTGACGCAGCGCAGCAGGGTGGACTTGCCGGAGCCGGACGGGCCGATCAGGCACACCACCTCACCCGGGGCCACATCCAAGCTGATGCCCTTGAGGACCTCATTGGTGCCGTAGGACTTGCGGAGGTCCGTGATGGATACACCGGCTGCGCGTACAGTCCCGGCAGCGCCGCGCGAGTTGTTTTCGACGTCGTTCATTGTCTTCCCTGCCTATCGCTTGGTCCGCGCGGAGCGGCTTTCGAACTTCCGGGCCAGGAGGCTCAGCGGGATGGTGATCACCAGGTAGAAGGCACCGGCCACCAGGAGCGGTGTGAGGCCAGCGCCCAGGCTGGAGATGCCGTCCCGGCCGAACTTGGTGAGCTCGTACTGGGAAGCAGTCAGGCCCAGCACGTAGATCAGCGAGGAGTCCTTGGTCAGGAGGATGACCTCGTTGGTCAGCGGCGGCAGCACAATCTTGAAGGCCTGCGGAATGACGATGGACACCATGGCCCGCCACTGCGGCATACCCAGCGAACGTGCGGCTTCCAGCTGGCCCTTGGGCACCGCCTGCAGGCCGGCGCGGAGCGTCTCGGCGATATAGGCCGCGGCCACCATGCCCAGCGAGACCATCACCACCACAGTGACGTTCCAGGAGACACCGAAGGCCAGCGGAACACCGTAGCCGAAAGCGATGAACACCAGAAGCGCCGGTATACCGCGGAAGAATTCGATGTAGCCGGTGGCGATCCAGCGGTACAGCGGGAAACTGGACAGCTTCATCAGGGCCAGCAGGAGGCCACCGGAGAGGCCCACAACGAAGCCCAGAAACGTGTAGATCAGGGTATTCTTCAGGCCCACCAGGAGGATGTCCGGGAACATCGGGCCGATCTTGCCGAAGTTGAAGACGCTGTTGCCGACTGTCTTCCAGTCTGTGGCCAGGATCAGGGCGGCCACTGCCACGATGAATATTCCGGCCTGGACATACAGGCTCACTCTGGCCCGTTGACGTGCGGTCATTGCCATGGGGTGCTCACATTCGTTGTGCGTGGCTGAGGCCCCGGACGGACTGCGGTACAGCTCGTGCGGGGCCCCAGCGGCGTGATTCTCAGGGCTGCTTAGGTTTCAGTCCGAAAGCGCCGGGCTACTTGGCGGTCTCGCCGAACCAGGTGGTCTCGAACTTCGCCAGCGAACCGTCGTCGGTCAGGCGCTTGAGTGTGCCGTTGACCTTATCGACCATGGCGGAGTTGCCCTTCTTGATGGAGATTCCCAGCTTCTCGCCGGTGGCGTAGTCCTCCACGCGCACGAACCTGGGATCATCCTTGATGGCGTAGGCGAGGATTGACTGGTTGCCCAGGGCGGCGTCGATGGTGCCGGCCAGGAGAGCCTGGATCAGGAGACCGCTGTCTTCGAACTGCTGGGCGTCGATGTCGTTTTCCGCTGCGTACTTGGCGCCGGTGGTGGCCTGCTGGACGCCCACCTTCTTGCCCTTGGCGCTGTTGATGTCCGTGATCCCGGATGCCGTGGTGGCCACGAGGGTGAGGTCATCGTCCATGTACGGGTCGGAGAAATCCATAACCGACTTGCGGGTTTCCGTGATGGAGATCGAAGAGATGGAAACGTCGCACTGGGTGAGTGCTGTGCCGGTCTCGATGGCCTCGAAGGAGCTGTCCACAACGCTCAGTTCGGCGTTCAGGTCCTTGGCAACCTCGTTGGCGATGTCGATGTCGAAGCCAACTGTCTTGCCGTCCTTCTGGAATTCGAAGGGCTCGTAGGGGACATCCGAGCAGACAGTGAGCTTGCCGGAATTGATGAGCTGGACACCGCCCTCGGACGCTGCCGGGGTGGATCCGCCGCCGCATGCCGTGAGGGTGAGGGCACCGGCGGCGAAGATTGCTGCTGCCTTGGCGGCAATTTTGGCCGTGGCCAGGGACTTGAGCTGCATGTTTCTTACCTTTTGTTGCAGGGGGTATGCGGTATTAAATCGGTTCATAGTGTAGCGCCGATTACGAGATGTGCATCACACGAAACTTAGTTTCACTATTGGATAACTAAAGCACAGCCGAAATCAAGCTCAGACGGCGGCGCGATGTCTGTAATCCCGGACACGTCGCCTCGGCTCCTCCCCGATGGCCCCACCCAACTGACTAGCAGTTAACGTCCCGAAAACGCGGTTTCGCGACGTTAACTGCTAGTCAGTTGGGCACGCGGGCCGGGCACTAGGTGGCAATTCCGAGCGACTCCAGCATCGGCCGGAACTTGGCCCAAGTCTCCGCCAGCTCAGCTTCAGGCTGCGATCCGTCAACAATGCCGCAGCCGGCATATAAGCGCACTGTATGGGGATCCTCGATTACGGCGCCGCGGAGCGCAATGCCCCATTCGCCGTTGCCGGCCGCATCCAGCCAGCCCACCGGCCCGGCGTACGGCCCGCGGTCCAGGTGCTCCAGTTCGCGGATCAGGGCGCCCGCCACCAGCGTGGGAGTGCCGCAGACGGCCGCGGTGGGGTGCAGCGCGTTGATCAGGGCGAGGCACGTGGGCACATGGCCTTCCACCTCGGCCAGCTCAGCCTTCACGTCAGATGCCAGATGCCACACGTTGGGCAGTTCCAGGATGAACGGTTCGTCGTGCGCGTTCATGGCCTCGGAGAACGGCGCCAGTTGCGATGTCAGCGACTGGATGGCGATCTCGTGCTCGTGCCGTTGCTTCTCGGACCCGGCCAGGACCCGCTCGGCATAATCCATGGGAATTCCGGCCTCACCGTGCGCGTCGCGGCGGTCCAGGGTGCCGGCCAGCACGCGTGCCTGGGCGGTGCGGCCCTCCACCTGGATCAGCATCTCCGGCGTGGCGCCCACCAGCCCGTCCACCCCGTACGTCCAGCATTCGCGGTACCGGAC from Arthrobacter pascens includes:
- a CDS encoding ABC transporter substrate-binding protein, whose amino-acid sequence is MQLKSLATAKIAAKAAAIFAAGALTLTACGGGSTPAASEGGVQLINSGKLTVCSDVPYEPFEFQKDGKTVGFDIDIANEVAKDLNAELSVVDSSFEAIETGTALTQCDVSISSISITETRKSVMDFSDPYMDDDLTLVATTASGITDINSAKGKKVGVQQATTGAKYAAENDIDAQQFEDSGLLIQALLAGTIDAALGNQSILAYAIKDDPRFVRVEDYATGEKLGISIKKGNSAMVDKVNGTLKRLTDDGSLAKFETTWFGETAK
- a CDS encoding amino acid ABC transporter ATP-binding protein, which produces MNDVENNSRGAAGTVRAAGVSITDLRKSYGTNEVLKGISLDVAPGEVVCLIGPSGSGKSTLLRCVNLLEQPNEGAIHVGGFEATDPDVDIDKMRRKVGMVFQQFNLFPHLDAKRNCTIAQTKVLKRSQAEADEVAQRNLDRVGLGHLSDRFPDQLSGGQQQRVAIARALSMDPELMLFDEPTSALDPETVGDVLSVMRNLAKEGMTMLVVTHEMGFAREVADRVVFMDGGVVVEEGVAEQVVSAPTQARTKEFLRRVLDPTHIEIEE
- a CDS encoding amino acid ABC transporter permease produces the protein MAMTARQRARVSLYVQAGIFIVAVAALILATDWKTVGNSVFNFGKIGPMFPDILLVGLKNTLIYTFLGFVVGLSGGLLLALMKLSSFPLYRWIATGYIEFFRGIPALLVFIAFGYGVPLAFGVSWNVTVVVMVSLGMVAAAYIAETLRAGLQAVPKGQLEAARSLGMPQWRAMVSIVIPQAFKIVLPPLTNEVILLTKDSSLIYVLGLTASQYELTKFGRDGISSLGAGLTPLLVAGAFYLVITIPLSLLARKFESRSARTKR